The following are from one region of the Mangifera indica cultivar Alphonso chromosome 14, CATAS_Mindica_2.1, whole genome shotgun sequence genome:
- the LOC123196452 gene encoding protein NLP8 isoform X1, whose translation MENMELFDGGSGSSVPEDQLNFSELMNLDVYAGWCNSPLATDQMYASYEFSSFQSMPYASFDTLNVTGPNPSAVLDGASTSNTMGNSNNCADKMVFQQKNTASCYLDPNDEDGLVHKQSNGGYLENKVSNVSNCSVSRPVPLSLDEKMLKALSFFKESSGVGILAQVWVPIQRGNQYILSTFDQPYLLDQMLTGYREVSRAYTFSTEVKPGSFPGLPGRVFISKVPEWTSNVVHYNEDEFLRVGHAVDHAVRGSIALPVFEYPEMSCAAVLELVTVKEKHDFDLEMLSVCNALQAVNLRTSAPPRLLPQCISRNKRAALTEIADVLRAVCHEHRLPLALTWIPCHYNEEAVHEIINVRVREGNTSSVGKNILCIEGAACYVNDRDMQGFVHACTDHYLEEGQGIAGKALLSNHPFFFPDVKSYNISEYPLVHHARKFGLNAAVAIRSRSTYTGDDDYILEFFLPVNMKGSSEQQNCLNNLSGTMQRICKSLRMVTEGELVGNEGSKVGFQKGTVTSFSPLSMSRNSHTAISESNFNSIDLMHTDVSNSKSDGTESNGHREQVMSGSRRHTEKKRSTAEKNVSLSVLQQYFSGSLKDAAKSIGVCPTTLKRICRQHGISRWPSQKINKVNRSLRKIQTVLDSVQGVEGGLKFDPTTGGFVAAGSIIQEFDARKKFLFPVKSVEPITQDAASIPPALSMNIEKSTVKLDEDKCSLDKNQVGPGRSMIIPNSSDGEPNKSNVFLIDSTENSKLVGIDAGQFRPAKLSTAAWVTPEKGSMGSCFSKAEKWALNKEGLKLENSDCQYVCQCPSSLAAAEEMDTRLEAYDGMVEHNQPTSSSMTDSSNGSMVHGCSSSSQSFEQGKQSKVQTSCRDSGTKITVKATYKEDIIRFKFEPTAGCFQLYEEVARRLKLQTGTFQLKYLDDEEEWVMLVSDSDLQECLEIMETMGTRSVRFLIRDMPCALGSSGSSNCFLVGGS comes from the exons ATGGAGAATATGGAACTGTTTGATGGTGGTTCAGGGAGTTCTGTTCCTGAAGATCAATTAAACTTTTCAGAGCTGATGAATCTTGATGTCTATGCTGGCTGGTGCAACAGCCCTCTTGCAACAGATCAGATGTATGCATCCTATGAGTTTTCGTCGTTTCAGTCTATGCCTTATGCCTCTTTTGATACATTAAATGTAACCGGACCAAATCCTTCTGCAGTTCTTGATGGTGCTAGCACATCAAATACTATGGGAAATTCAAACAATTGTGCAGACAAGATggtttttcaacaaaaaaatactGCATCTTGTTATTTGgatcctaatgatgaagatggtTTGGTTCATAAACAAAGTAATGGTGGTTATCTAGAAAACAAGGTCTCAAATGTGTCAAATTGTTCAGTTTCTCGGCCAGTTCCACTATCACTTGACGAGAAGATGCTTAAGGCATTGTCATTCTTTAAAGAGTCGTCTGGAGTGGGCATTTTAGCGCAGGTCTGGGTTCCAATACAGCGCGGAAATCAGTATATCTTGAGCACTTTTGACCAGCCCTACTTGCTTGATCAAATGCTTACAGGGTATCGAGAAGTGTCAAGGGCATATACCTTCTCTACAGAAGTGAAACCGGGTTCTTTCCCAGGGCTTCCTGGTCGTGTATTTATCTCTAAAGTTCCTGAGTGGACTTCAAATGTAGTTCATTACAATGAGGACGAGTTCTTGAGGGTGGGACATGCTGTTGATCATGCAGTTCGTGGTTCTATTGCCTTACCTGTCTTTGAATATCCTGAAATGTCTTGTGCTGCTGTTCTGGAACTTGTCACTGTGAAAGAGAAGCACGACTTTGATTTAGAGATGCTTAGTGTTTGCAATGCGCTCCAG GCTGTAAATTTAAGGACTAGTGCTCCTCCGCGTCTTCTTCCCCAG TGCATCTCAAGGAATAAGAGAGCTGCCTTAACAGAGATAGCTGATGTTCTACGAGCTGTATGTCATGAACATAGATTGCCACTGGCTCTAACTTGGATTCCCTGTCATTACAACGAGGAAGCAGTTCATGAAATCATAAACGTGCGGGTGAGAGAGGGTAATACAAGCTCCGTTGGAAAAAACATTCTATGCATTGAGGGTGCAGCTTGTTATGTAAATGACAGAGACATGCAAGGATTTGTGCATGCGTGTACAGACCATTATCTTGAGGAAGGACAGGGTATAGCTGGAAAAGCTCTTCTATCGAATCACCCTTTCTTCTTCCCTGatgtaaaatcatataatataagtgAATATCCACTTGTCCATCATGCACGTAAGTTTGGGCTGAATGCTGCTGTTGCAATTAGAAGTAGGAGCACCTACACGGGTGATGACGATTATATCCTTGAGTTCTTCCTCCCTGTCAACATGAAAGGGAGTTCAGAGCAGCAAAACTGTTTAAATAACCTTTCAGGTACTATGCAGAGAATCTGTAAGAGTTTGAGAATGGTAACAGAGGGAGAATTGGTTGGGAATGAAGGCTCTAAAGTTGGGTTTCAGAAGGGCACAGTAACAAGTTTTTCACCACTGTCAATGTCAAGGAATTCTCATACTGCAATCTCTGAGAGCAACTTCAACTCAATTGACCTGATGCACACTGATGTATCTAATTCAAAAAGTGATGGAACAGAATCAAATGGTCATCGTGAACAG GTGATGAGTGGATCACGACGACATACGGAGAAGAAGAGGAGTACGGCAGAGAAAAATGTGAGCTTGAGTGTTCTTCAGCAGTACTTTTCTGGGAGTCTTAAGGATGCTGCAAAAAGCATTGGCG TCTGCCCGACCACGCTGAAAAGGATATGTAGACAACATGGGATTTCTAGATGGCCATCCCAGAAGATAAACAAAGTGAACCGTTCGTTAAGGAAAATACAAACTGTGCTTGACTCTGTTCAGGGGGTGGAAGGTGGATTAAAGTTTGACCCAACCACAGGTGGGTTTGTGGCAGCAGGCTCAAtcattcaagaatttgatgctCGGAAAAAATTTCTCTTCCCTGTCAAGAGCGTTGAGCCAATAACTCAAGATGCGGCATCTATACCTCCAGCCCTTTCTATGAATATAGAAAAGTCCACAGTTAAATTGGACGAAGATAAATGCAGTTTAGACAAAAACCAAGTAGGCCCTGGAAGGAGCATGATCATTCCAAATAGCTCTGATGGAGAACCAAATAAATCAAACGTTTTCTTGATTGATTCTACTGAAAACTCCAAGTTGGTTGGAATAGATGCAGGACAATTTCGGCCAGCAAAGCTTAGTACTGCAGCTTGGGTAACTCCTGAAAAGGGTTCCATGGGTTCATGTTTCTCAAAAGCAGAAAAATGGGCTCTGAACAAGGAAGGGTTGAAATTAGAGAATTCTGACTGTCAATATGTGTGTCAGTGCCCGAGCTCCTTGGCTGCTGCAGAGGAGATGGATACCAGATTGGAGGCTTATGACGGAATGGTTGAGCATAACCAACCTACTTCTTCAAGCATGACGGACTCATCAAACGGTTCCATGGTGCATGGTTGTTCATCAAGCTCCCAAAGCTTTGAACAGGGGAAGCAATCAAAAGTTCAAACAAGCTGCAGAGACAGTGGTACAAAAATTACCGTGAAAGCTACTTACAAAGAGGATATCATCCGATTCAAGTTTGAACCTACTGCAGGGTGTTTCCAACTGTATGAGGAAGTTGCCAGGAGGCTCAAACTGCAAACCGGTACCTTCCAGCTCAAGTATCTAGATGACGAAGAGGAATGGGTGATGTTGGTCAGTGACTCAGACTTGCAGGAATGTCTTGAGATAATGGAAACCATGGGCACACGAAGTGTGAGGTTCCTCATTCGTGATATGCCTTGTGCACTGGGCAGCTCTGGAAGTAGCAATTGCTTTTTGGTTGGTGGTTCGTAG
- the LOC123196452 gene encoding protein NLP9 isoform X2, translated as MSMLAGATALLQQIRFLDGASTSNTMGNSNNCADKMVFQQKNTASCYLDPNDEDGLVHKQSNGGYLENKVSNVSNCSVSRPVPLSLDEKMLKALSFFKESSGVGILAQVWVPIQRGNQYILSTFDQPYLLDQMLTGYREVSRAYTFSTEVKPGSFPGLPGRVFISKVPEWTSNVVHYNEDEFLRVGHAVDHAVRGSIALPVFEYPEMSCAAVLELVTVKEKHDFDLEMLSVCNALQAVNLRTSAPPRLLPQCISRNKRAALTEIADVLRAVCHEHRLPLALTWIPCHYNEEAVHEIINVRVREGNTSSVGKNILCIEGAACYVNDRDMQGFVHACTDHYLEEGQGIAGKALLSNHPFFFPDVKSYNISEYPLVHHARKFGLNAAVAIRSRSTYTGDDDYILEFFLPVNMKGSSEQQNCLNNLSGTMQRICKSLRMVTEGELVGNEGSKVGFQKGTVTSFSPLSMSRNSHTAISESNFNSIDLMHTDVSNSKSDGTESNGHREQVMSGSRRHTEKKRSTAEKNVSLSVLQQYFSGSLKDAAKSIGVCPTTLKRICRQHGISRWPSQKINKVNRSLRKIQTVLDSVQGVEGGLKFDPTTGGFVAAGSIIQEFDARKKFLFPVKSVEPITQDAASIPPALSMNIEKSTVKLDEDKCSLDKNQVGPGRSMIIPNSSDGEPNKSNVFLIDSTENSKLVGIDAGQFRPAKLSTAAWVTPEKGSMGSCFSKAEKWALNKEGLKLENSDCQYVCQCPSSLAAAEEMDTRLEAYDGMVEHNQPTSSSMTDSSNGSMVHGCSSSSQSFEQGKQSKVQTSCRDSGTKITVKATYKEDIIRFKFEPTAGCFQLYEEVARRLKLQTGTFQLKYLDDEEEWVMLVSDSDLQECLEIMETMGTRSVRFLIRDMPCALGSSGSSNCFLVGGS; from the exons ATGTCTATGCTGGCTGGTGCAACAGCCCTCTTGCAACAGATCAGAT TTCTTGATGGTGCTAGCACATCAAATACTATGGGAAATTCAAACAATTGTGCAGACAAGATggtttttcaacaaaaaaatactGCATCTTGTTATTTGgatcctaatgatgaagatggtTTGGTTCATAAACAAAGTAATGGTGGTTATCTAGAAAACAAGGTCTCAAATGTGTCAAATTGTTCAGTTTCTCGGCCAGTTCCACTATCACTTGACGAGAAGATGCTTAAGGCATTGTCATTCTTTAAAGAGTCGTCTGGAGTGGGCATTTTAGCGCAGGTCTGGGTTCCAATACAGCGCGGAAATCAGTATATCTTGAGCACTTTTGACCAGCCCTACTTGCTTGATCAAATGCTTACAGGGTATCGAGAAGTGTCAAGGGCATATACCTTCTCTACAGAAGTGAAACCGGGTTCTTTCCCAGGGCTTCCTGGTCGTGTATTTATCTCTAAAGTTCCTGAGTGGACTTCAAATGTAGTTCATTACAATGAGGACGAGTTCTTGAGGGTGGGACATGCTGTTGATCATGCAGTTCGTGGTTCTATTGCCTTACCTGTCTTTGAATATCCTGAAATGTCTTGTGCTGCTGTTCTGGAACTTGTCACTGTGAAAGAGAAGCACGACTTTGATTTAGAGATGCTTAGTGTTTGCAATGCGCTCCAG GCTGTAAATTTAAGGACTAGTGCTCCTCCGCGTCTTCTTCCCCAG TGCATCTCAAGGAATAAGAGAGCTGCCTTAACAGAGATAGCTGATGTTCTACGAGCTGTATGTCATGAACATAGATTGCCACTGGCTCTAACTTGGATTCCCTGTCATTACAACGAGGAAGCAGTTCATGAAATCATAAACGTGCGGGTGAGAGAGGGTAATACAAGCTCCGTTGGAAAAAACATTCTATGCATTGAGGGTGCAGCTTGTTATGTAAATGACAGAGACATGCAAGGATTTGTGCATGCGTGTACAGACCATTATCTTGAGGAAGGACAGGGTATAGCTGGAAAAGCTCTTCTATCGAATCACCCTTTCTTCTTCCCTGatgtaaaatcatataatataagtgAATATCCACTTGTCCATCATGCACGTAAGTTTGGGCTGAATGCTGCTGTTGCAATTAGAAGTAGGAGCACCTACACGGGTGATGACGATTATATCCTTGAGTTCTTCCTCCCTGTCAACATGAAAGGGAGTTCAGAGCAGCAAAACTGTTTAAATAACCTTTCAGGTACTATGCAGAGAATCTGTAAGAGTTTGAGAATGGTAACAGAGGGAGAATTGGTTGGGAATGAAGGCTCTAAAGTTGGGTTTCAGAAGGGCACAGTAACAAGTTTTTCACCACTGTCAATGTCAAGGAATTCTCATACTGCAATCTCTGAGAGCAACTTCAACTCAATTGACCTGATGCACACTGATGTATCTAATTCAAAAAGTGATGGAACAGAATCAAATGGTCATCGTGAACAG GTGATGAGTGGATCACGACGACATACGGAGAAGAAGAGGAGTACGGCAGAGAAAAATGTGAGCTTGAGTGTTCTTCAGCAGTACTTTTCTGGGAGTCTTAAGGATGCTGCAAAAAGCATTGGCG TCTGCCCGACCACGCTGAAAAGGATATGTAGACAACATGGGATTTCTAGATGGCCATCCCAGAAGATAAACAAAGTGAACCGTTCGTTAAGGAAAATACAAACTGTGCTTGACTCTGTTCAGGGGGTGGAAGGTGGATTAAAGTTTGACCCAACCACAGGTGGGTTTGTGGCAGCAGGCTCAAtcattcaagaatttgatgctCGGAAAAAATTTCTCTTCCCTGTCAAGAGCGTTGAGCCAATAACTCAAGATGCGGCATCTATACCTCCAGCCCTTTCTATGAATATAGAAAAGTCCACAGTTAAATTGGACGAAGATAAATGCAGTTTAGACAAAAACCAAGTAGGCCCTGGAAGGAGCATGATCATTCCAAATAGCTCTGATGGAGAACCAAATAAATCAAACGTTTTCTTGATTGATTCTACTGAAAACTCCAAGTTGGTTGGAATAGATGCAGGACAATTTCGGCCAGCAAAGCTTAGTACTGCAGCTTGGGTAACTCCTGAAAAGGGTTCCATGGGTTCATGTTTCTCAAAAGCAGAAAAATGGGCTCTGAACAAGGAAGGGTTGAAATTAGAGAATTCTGACTGTCAATATGTGTGTCAGTGCCCGAGCTCCTTGGCTGCTGCAGAGGAGATGGATACCAGATTGGAGGCTTATGACGGAATGGTTGAGCATAACCAACCTACTTCTTCAAGCATGACGGACTCATCAAACGGTTCCATGGTGCATGGTTGTTCATCAAGCTCCCAAAGCTTTGAACAGGGGAAGCAATCAAAAGTTCAAACAAGCTGCAGAGACAGTGGTACAAAAATTACCGTGAAAGCTACTTACAAAGAGGATATCATCCGATTCAAGTTTGAACCTACTGCAGGGTGTTTCCAACTGTATGAGGAAGTTGCCAGGAGGCTCAAACTGCAAACCGGTACCTTCCAGCTCAAGTATCTAGATGACGAAGAGGAATGGGTGATGTTGGTCAGTGACTCAGACTTGCAGGAATGTCTTGAGATAATGGAAACCATGGGCACACGAAGTGTGAGGTTCCTCATTCGTGATATGCCTTGTGCACTGGGCAGCTCTGGAAGTAGCAATTGCTTTTTGGTTGGTGGTTCGTAG